The Bryobacteraceae bacterium genome includes a window with the following:
- a CDS encoding lipoprotein has product MRPVLRFAVPALLLLSAGWLVSQQASPERVGPLPGGGFLLNSGWLLRPAGEQIPLSTMPMASAMSPGGKFLAILQGGYLPPTVSIHDAATLRKISEITLPDAWLGMAFAPEGGLLYVSGGSRATIYELALLPEGKLEKRREFSVVEEKERKHADFLGDLTLSPDGRLIYAAALHRDMIYVINPQSGMVIERWKTAHRPYRILFHPDGKSFFVTGWGDGTLRQHYADSGEEVARYSTGPQPMDMLWRLKPVAVEQGEEPLPYTARLFVAVSGSNLVQVFGLGPGGLLRRAESISVALYRDFPEVAGMTPSALALSPDEDRLYAVCSDANAVARVNISERRSVVEGFIPVGWYPLAARVLPSGKLMVLNGRGARSFPNPQGPNPLVRRAVLHEGNVAVEYVAAIQRGSATLLDEPQPAQMAALTEQVLDNAPWRRTRPMQSPPQGHPLEKGGEECPLRHVIYVVKENRTFDQVLGDLGIGNGDPSLTLFGEDVTPNHHRLAREFVLLDNFYVNADVSADGHNWSSAAIAPAYVQRMWPNSYAARRRHYDYEGGERAALPPAGYIWSNALLAGLSFRNYGWWVTNITPAPASGRQIAAVRDPSLAPHTNMDYRGFDMDYPDVERVKVFLRDLEEFQRRGQMPRFMTIRLGNDHTSGVSPGKIAPKSAMADNDLALGMLVEAVSKSRFWPATAIFVLEDDAQNGADHVDSHRAPAYILSPYTRGRGIDSTMYNTVSMLRTMEHILGLRPMTIHDATARPMWAAFHSKPDPRPYFAEKPRVPLDERNPQSSPLAARSARLDLSEADRIDDEEMNEILWRALRGTEPPPPVRSYWGR; this is encoded by the coding sequence ATGAGACCCGTTCTCCGATTTGCGGTTCCGGCTCTGCTGCTGTTGTCCGCCGGCTGGCTTGTCTCGCAACAGGCCTCTCCGGAGCGCGTCGGCCCGCTGCCGGGCGGCGGCTTCCTGCTGAACTCCGGCTGGCTCCTCCGCCCGGCGGGCGAGCAGATTCCGCTCAGCACCATGCCAATGGCGAGCGCGATGTCGCCCGGCGGGAAGTTCCTCGCCATCCTTCAGGGCGGCTACCTCCCCCCCACGGTCAGCATCCACGACGCCGCCACGCTGCGGAAGATCTCCGAAATCACGCTGCCTGACGCCTGGCTGGGGATGGCTTTCGCGCCCGAAGGCGGCCTGCTGTACGTCAGCGGCGGCTCGCGCGCCACGATTTATGAGCTGGCGCTGCTGCCTGAGGGCAAGCTCGAAAAGCGGCGCGAATTCTCCGTGGTGGAGGAAAAGGAGCGGAAGCACGCGGACTTTCTGGGCGATCTGACGCTGTCGCCCGACGGCCGCCTGATTTATGCGGCCGCCCTGCACCGCGACATGATCTACGTGATCAACCCGCAGTCGGGCATGGTCATCGAGCGCTGGAAAACCGCCCACCGCCCGTACCGCATCCTCTTCCACCCCGACGGGAAGAGCTTCTTCGTCACGGGCTGGGGCGATGGAACGCTGCGGCAGCACTATGCCGACTCGGGCGAAGAGGTGGCGCGCTACTCTACGGGTCCGCAGCCCATGGACATGCTGTGGCGGCTGAAGCCCGTCGCCGTCGAACAGGGCGAGGAACCCCTGCCCTACACGGCGCGGCTGTTCGTCGCCGTTTCCGGCTCGAATCTGGTGCAGGTGTTCGGCCTTGGGCCGGGCGGCCTGCTGCGCCGGGCCGAATCGATCAGCGTCGCGCTGTACCGCGACTTTCCGGAAGTGGCCGGCATGACGCCGAGCGCGCTGGCGCTCTCGCCGGATGAAGACCGCCTGTACGCTGTCTGTTCGGACGCCAACGCCGTGGCGCGCGTCAACATCAGCGAGCGCCGCAGCGTGGTGGAGGGGTTCATCCCTGTCGGCTGGTACCCTCTGGCGGCGCGCGTCCTGCCCTCCGGAAAGCTGATGGTGCTGAACGGGCGCGGGGCGCGCTCCTTCCCGAATCCGCAGGGGCCCAATCCGCTGGTGCGCCGCGCGGTGCTGCACGAGGGCAACGTCGCGGTGGAATATGTCGCCGCCATCCAGCGCGGCAGCGCTACTCTGCTTGATGAACCGCAGCCGGCGCAGATGGCCGCGCTCACGGAACAGGTGCTCGACAACGCCCCCTGGCGCCGGACGCGTCCCATGCAGTCGCCGCCGCAGGGTCATCCACTGGAGAAAGGCGGCGAAGAGTGTCCGCTCCGCCACGTGATTTATGTGGTGAAGGAGAATCGCACGTTCGATCAGGTGCTGGGCGATCTCGGCATCGGCAACGGCGACCCGTCCCTGACGCTGTTCGGCGAAGACGTGACGCCCAACCATCACAGGCTGGCGCGCGAATTCGTTCTTCTCGACAATTTCTACGTCAACGCCGACGTCAGCGCCGACGGCCACAACTGGTCGAGCGCGGCCATTGCGCCCGCGTACGTGCAGCGCATGTGGCCGAACTCCTACGCCGCCCGCCGGAGACACTATGATTACGAAGGCGGCGAGCGCGCCGCCCTGCCTCCGGCGGGCTACATCTGGAGCAACGCCCTCCTCGCCGGCCTCAGCTTCCGCAACTACGGCTGGTGGGTGACGAACATTACGCCCGCGCCCGCCTCGGGGCGCCAGATCGCCGCCGTGCGCGATCCGTCGCTGGCTCCGCACACGAACATGGACTACCGCGGCTTCGACATGGACTACCCGGACGTAGAGCGCGTGAAGGTGTTCCTCAGGGATCTCGAAGAATTCCAGCGCCGCGGCCAGATGCCCCGCTTCATGACCATCCGGCTGGGCAACGATCACACGTCGGGCGTCTCGCCGGGCAAGATCGCGCCGAAGTCCGCCATGGCCGACAACGACCTCGCGCTCGGCATGCTGGTCGAGGCGGTCTCGAAATCGCGGTTCTGGCCCGCCACGGCGATCTTCGTTCTGGAAGACGACGCCCAGAACGGCGCCGATCACGTCGACAGCCACCGCGCCCCCGCCTACATCCTGTCGCCCTACACGCGCGGGCGCGGCATCGATTCGACGATGTACAACACCGTGAGCATGCTCCGCACGATGGAGCACATTCTCGGCCTCCGGCCCATGACCATTCACGACGCCACGGCACGGCCCATGTGGGCCGCGTTCCATTCGAAACCCGACCCGCGGCCTTACTTCGCCGAAAAGCCCCGCGTTCCTCTCGATGAGCGCAACCCGCAGTCCTCGCCTCTGGCCGCGCGCTCGGCAAGACTCGACCTCAGCGAAGCCGACCGCATCGACGACGAAGAAATGAACGAGATTCTCTGGCGCGCGCTGCGGGGCACCGAGCCGCCGCCGCCCGTGCGCAGCTACTGGGGACGCTGA
- a CDS encoding glycoside hydrolase: MAHTYLVFVWHMHQPFYKDLATGEYQLPWTRMHALKDYYGMAAILDEFPKIRQTFNLVPSMLVQIEEYAEGRAADPFLRLALKPAEELTGPETEFILKYFFQANPGRVIQRYPRYHELYEQWRAHHADPAGLARRLGVAGLRDLQVLSQLAWFDEIFLETDPEVRALVAKGRNYTREDQLLIGRKEQQICGLVIPTYRRLAQAGRIELSVTPFYHPILPLLCDSNIASVSQPGAPLPRRFRYPQDARVQMQSALDYAREKLGIRPAGMWPSEGSVSDEVLALAAELGVEWMATDNGVLGATLGRLAGVSETCRPYVWRQEGREMKMIFRDHFLSDLIGFVYSRMDATAAAHHFLDRIRENARIVHREGRDALIPVILDGENAWEYYERSGRPFLRTLYQLISQDPGISAVTVSEALRKLPAADIPRIHPGSWINANFEVWIGHEEDNTAWEYLLEARETYDRVTRGPEGASLTEAEKQLAYQELLIAEGSDWCWWYGPHHHTENRAEFDQLFRSHLAQCYRALGKTPPAALSRPIAHVAAEAFSQAPCGLIEPSVDGEVSSYFEWLGAGVYRPDHRQGAMHGRAALLRELRFGSDGVRLFVRADMEQSSPGAMAGLELRLTVRASNAETEFRFTLARDGAHLSSMSGRGTRHALPHPACAYNRIFECAVDLAGIDASASAPLQIQVSLWREGLPLEAAPPHGWIEFTPGEPAEWE, translated from the coding sequence ATGGCCCACACCTATCTCGTCTTCGTCTGGCACATGCACCAGCCTTTCTACAAGGACCTGGCCACGGGAGAATACCAGCTCCCGTGGACGCGCATGCACGCCCTGAAGGACTACTACGGGATGGCGGCCATCCTGGACGAATTTCCGAAGATCCGGCAGACGTTCAACCTCGTGCCTTCGATGCTCGTGCAGATCGAGGAGTACGCCGAAGGCCGCGCCGCCGATCCGTTTCTCCGGCTCGCTCTCAAGCCGGCCGAGGAGCTGACGGGACCGGAAACCGAGTTCATCCTGAAGTATTTCTTCCAGGCCAACCCGGGCCGGGTGATCCAGCGTTATCCGCGCTATCACGAGCTGTACGAACAGTGGCGCGCACATCATGCGGATCCTGCCGGTCTGGCCCGCCGGCTGGGCGTGGCCGGACTGCGCGATCTGCAGGTGCTGTCGCAGCTGGCCTGGTTTGACGAAATCTTCCTGGAAACCGACCCGGAAGTCCGGGCGCTGGTCGCCAAGGGCCGCAACTATACGCGCGAGGACCAGCTGCTGATCGGGAGGAAAGAGCAGCAGATCTGCGGACTGGTGATCCCGACCTACAGGCGCCTGGCGCAGGCAGGGCGAATCGAGCTGTCCGTGACGCCCTTCTACCACCCCATCCTGCCGCTGCTGTGCGATTCCAACATCGCCAGCGTCAGCCAGCCGGGCGCGCCGCTGCCGCGGCGGTTCCGTTATCCGCAGGATGCGCGGGTGCAGATGCAGTCCGCGCTGGACTACGCGCGGGAGAAACTCGGCATCCGGCCCGCGGGCATGTGGCCGAGCGAGGGCAGCGTCTCCGACGAAGTGCTGGCGCTGGCGGCGGAGCTGGGCGTCGAGTGGATGGCCACCGACAACGGCGTGCTGGGGGCGACGCTGGGGCGGCTGGCCGGAGTGTCCGAGACCTGCCGCCCGTATGTCTGGCGCCAGGAGGGCCGCGAGATGAAGATGATCTTCCGCGACCATTTCCTGAGCGACCTGATCGGGTTCGTCTACTCGCGCATGGACGCCACGGCGGCCGCGCATCACTTTCTGGACCGCATCCGGGAAAACGCGCGCATCGTGCACCGCGAGGGCCGCGACGCCCTGATCCCCGTCATCCTCGACGGCGAGAACGCATGGGAGTATTACGAGCGCAGCGGCCGCCCCTTCCTCCGCACGCTGTACCAGCTCATCAGCCAGGATCCCGGCATCTCCGCCGTGACCGTCAGCGAAGCCCTGCGGAAGCTGCCCGCCGCCGACATCCCGCGCATCCATCCCGGCTCGTGGATCAACGCCAACTTCGAGGTCTGGATCGGCCATGAAGAAGACAACACGGCCTGGGAGTATCTGCTGGAAGCGCGCGAAACCTACGACCGCGTCACGCGGGGCCCCGAGGGAGCCTCGCTGACCGAAGCGGAGAAGCAGCTGGCCTATCAGGAGCTCCTGATCGCCGAAGGCAGCGACTGGTGCTGGTGGTACGGCCCGCACCATCATACGGAGAACCGCGCCGAGTTCGACCAGCTGTTCCGCTCGCACCTGGCCCAGTGCTACCGCGCTCTCGGCAAAACGCCGCCCGCCGCGCTGTCGCGCCCCATCGCGCATGTCGCCGCCGAGGCGTTCTCCCAGGCGCCCTGCGGCCTGATCGAACCAAGCGTGGACGGCGAAGTGTCGTCTTACTTCGAGTGGCTCGGCGCCGGAGTGTACCGTCCGGACCACCGCCAGGGGGCCATGCACGGCCGCGCCGCCCTGCTGCGCGAGCTGCGCTTCGGCAGCGACGGTGTGCGCCTGTTCGTGCGCGCCGATATGGAGCAGTCGAGCCCCGGCGCGATGGCCGGGCTCGAGCTGCGCCTCACGGTGCGGGCGTCGAACGCCGAGACGGAATTCCGCTTCACGCTCGCGCGCGATGGCGCGCATCTGTCTTCGATGTCGGGGCGCGGCACGCGCCATGCCCTGCCGCACCCCGCCTGCGCCTACAACCGCATCTTCGAGTGTGCTGTCGATCTGGCGGGCATCGACGCATCCGCTTCCGCGCCGCTGCAGATCCAGGTCTCGCTGTGGCGCGAGGGCTTGCCTCTGGAAGCCGCCCCGCCGCACGGCTGGATCGAGTTCACCCCCGGCGAGCCCGCCGAGTGGGAGTGA